From the genome of Phaeodactylum tricornutum CCAP 1055/1 chromosome 13, whole genome shotgun sequence, one region includes:
- a CDS encoding predicted protein, with protein KLSAFLRLLDRDTLMEQAEASDARWMTNRPLSLLDGIPVTIKANLALETQPLTAGSRILGASAAVPSHVTSDGTPPVGYTADAVQSLIDGGAIILGVTSMDEFGMGSLGTNTATHAAVLSEDDHGFSAGGSSCGSSVSVAHGSSLLSLGSDTGGSVRLPAAWCGVVGLKPTYGHISRHGLVSYASSLDTIGIMGPTADCVSIGLQQIVNNQRRDRDSTLVPLPYVRSIAENLDSSLALDGIKIGIPAAFSVAELPDNVRDAWSASADHLASHGATVEIVGSDAISPDTLQRALAAYYIIASAEAGSNLSRYDGFRYGVSAEVKCNTMNNPQSMLERQYATSRSYGFGSEVVRRVLCGTAVLSADRFHTYYESAAELRAFLTEQFEKATEQYDVLLVPTVAFPPAPLDRTTNSTQTLANDAMTVPISLTGLPAVSVPFERPTSQLFPPSMQLIGPRFGEEKLLKVAALLNT; from the exons AAATTAAGtgcttttcttcgtctgctGGACCGAGACACCCTCATGGAACAAGCCGAAGCTTCGGACGCCAGATGGATGACCAATCGCCCTCTATCGCTACTGGATGGGATTCCAGTTACAATTAAAGCAAACTTGGCGTTGGAGACCCAACCCTTGACTGCCGGCAGCCGTATTCTGGGGGCGTCTGCCGCTGTTCCTTCCCATGTTACCTCTGACGGAACACCACCTGTAGGGTATACCGCAGATGCGGTACAAAGTCTTATTGATGGTGGTGCCATAATTTTGGGTGTAACATCGATGGACGAGTTTGGTATGGGTAGCCTGGGAACCAACACTGCCA CTCACGCAGCCGTTCTCTCGGAAGATGACCATGGCTTTTCTGCCGGAGGTTCGTCTTGTGGATCGTCCGTTTCCGTCGCCCATGGATCCAGTTTATTGTCGCTAGGATCGGATACGGGTGGATCAGTGCGTCTACCTGCAGCTTGGTGCGGGGTGGTCGGTCTCAAGCCCACCTACGGGCACATTTCGCGACACGGACTTGTCAGCTATGCGTCATCTCTAGATACAATTGGGATTATGGGACCGACCGCCGATTGCGTTTCCATAGGACTCCAACAGATAGTCAATAATCAACGGAGAGACAGAGATTCGACACTGGTACCGCTACCATACGTAAGATCCATAGCGGAAAATCTGGATTCTTCACTTGCGCTTGATGGCATCAAGATTGGCATTCCAGCTGCTTTTTCGGTGGCCGAGTTGCCGGATAATGTACGTGACGCCTGGTCCGCGTCTGCGGACCATCTCGCAAGCCACGGTGCCACTGTCGAAATTGTCGGATCCGACGCCATATCACCTGATACGCTACAACGAGCTTTGGCGGCCTACTACATAATTGCGAGCGCTGAAGCTGGCTCAAATTTGAGTCGATACGATGGCTTTCGGTACGGTGTGAGTGCAGAGGTCAAGTGCAACACTATGAATAATCCACAAAGTATGCTGGAGCGACAGTATGCTACATCTCGGAGCTACGGCTTTGGTTCGGAAGTCGTCCGGCGCGTACTATGTGGAACAGCCGTCTTGTCGGCGGACCGCTTCCATACTTACTACGAAAGCGCCGCTGAATTACGAGCTTTTTTGACTGAGCAGTTTGAGAAAGCCACGGAACAATACGACGTGCTGCTGGTTCCCACTGTAGCCTTCCCGCCCGCCCCTCTAGATCGCACCACGAACTCAACACAAACTCTGGCCAACGATGCAATGACAGTGCCGATAAGTCTGACTGGATTACCCGCCGTGTCGGTACCATTCGAGCGACCAACTTCTCAACTCTTTCCACCCTCAATGCAATTGATTGGGCCACGCTTTGGAGAAGAGAAGCTTTTGAAGGTTGCGGCTTTGCTTAACACATAA
- a CDS encoding predicted protein, with protein sequence MKFTSFAFLALAASANAFTQPASFGAARSFSTSLDVSKKDLEGAQTMIDKIIDDTNANPVFVRLAWHDSGTFDVNVEKEWPASGGAIGSIRFDPEINHGANAGLSGAVKLLEPVKESFPDVSFADIFQMASARSIELAGGPKIDMKYGRVDASGPENCSAEGNLPDAEPGPDGKYGGPGGSASTEDKTPNGHLRKVFYRMGLNDEEIVALSGAHSFGRAYKDRSGLGAEKTKFTDGSKQIRADGKEAKYNPGGSAWTKNWLVFDNSYFTTIPDESADPELLKLSTDKTLFGDEDFKPFAEKFRDSQDEFFASYAKAHKKLSELGSKFEAVE encoded by the exons ATGAAGTTCACTTCCTTTGCCTTCCTCGCACTTGCGGCTTCCGCCAATGCCTTCACACAGCCCGCTTCCTTCGGGGCCGCTCGCAGCTTCTCCACTTCTTTGGATGTTTCCAAGAAGGATTTGGAGGGCGCTCAAACGATGATTGACAAGATCATTGACGATACGAACGCCAACCCAGTCTTTGTTCGTCTTGCTTGGCATGACTCGGGTACTTTCGACGTCAATGTTGAAAAAGAGTGGCCGGCATCGGGTGGGGCTATTGGCAGCATCCGCTTCGACCCCGAAATCAACCATGGCGCCAACGCTGGTTTGTCGGGAGCCgtcaagcttttggaacCCGTTAAGGAAAGCTTCCCCGATGTCAGTTTCGCTGACATTTTCCAAATGGCCTCCGCCCGTTCGATCGAACTTGCCGGAGGTCCCAAGATTGACATGAAGTACG GACGTGTTGATGCGTCCGGTCCTGAAAACTGTTCCGCTGAAGGAAACCTTCCCGACGCGGAACCGGGTCCGGACGGAAAGTATGGTGGTCCGGGAGGCAGCGCTTCAACCGAAGACAAAACCCCCAACGGTCACTTGCGCAAGGTGTTCTATCGCATGGGCTTGAACGACGAGGAAATCGTGGCACTATCGGGTGCACACAGTTTCGGTCGCGCGTACAAGGACCGCTCCGGACTTGGCGCTGAAAAGACCAAATTCACTGACGGCAGTAAACAAATTCGAGCGGACGGGAAGGAAGCCAAGTACAACCCCGGTGGTAGTGCATGGACCAAGAACTGGTTGGTTTTCGATAATAGCTACTTCACAACGATCCCCGACGAGTCCGCTGATCCAGAACTTCTCAAGCTTTCGACTGACAAAACTCTCTTCGGCGATGAAGACTTCAAGCCCTTTGCTGAAAAGTTCCGTGATTCACAGGATGAGTTCTTCGCTTCGTACGCAAAGGCGCATAAAAAGCTTTCCGAGCTCGGATCCAAGTTTGAAGCCGTCGAATAA
- a CDS encoding predicted protein: MFPPSRIREPSVERQSLTRAPLAQQDGSSTASTPVQGNPYPSERSPRTSPASYGATSSMEDSLATSLRTGSLLDTLDDSSRVSGHAPPRNHVEEPTHEEDEDNGDEDSEADENRQELSVALLTRRIRCLFGILTGPIAPLGGMVVATLFWLLIASLQTWDVVCSHPLKGYALISAVLLAYTPLHYRWRSLLMTAARRNENDAQAQAPLDRPRAVRHMDQCFHTVALLYVYAGITLVQTCRQDMDGEMDLLLSVTDTVEEGVNSSQTVGAPVDHVNTCAATCPNVYQALVIYVASLELFTLSLILPLLCLPFIYLWFLRRATNEASLWTDVLRNQLRDDDLVRRNGNVLASTILERLEAVHLVEDDGSTEESLRVWVVPVKAQTTERRDAKDVKECCICMEDFAIQPPMDVESGILQSLVDNGSDEDIVQTRVCGHLYHRRCISSWVGGQWTPETVSVGDERKARRTTCPLCRADLRPPPDNYSA, encoded by the coding sequence ATGTTCCCTCCGTCGCGCATTCGCGAGCCATCGGTTGAACGCCAGTCGTTGACGAGAGCTCCGCTGGCCCAGCAGGATGGTTCTTCCACGGCGTCCACACCGGTGCAGGGAAACCCGTATCCTTCCGAACGGTCCCCACGGACTTCCCCTGCAAGCTACGGAGCAACGTCGTCTATGGAAGATTCTTTGGCTACAAGTCTTCGCACTGGCTCACTATTGGACACTCTGGACGACTCTAGCAGAGTTTCCGGTCATGCTCCTCCCAGAAATCATGTTGAGGAGCCTACacatgaagaagacgaagacaatGGGGATGAAGATTCCGAGGCAGACGAAAATCGTCAAGAGCTTTCGGTTGCGCTTTTAACACGTCGAATTCGTTGCTTGTTTGGCATACTAACGGGACCCATTGCTCCTCTCGGAGGCATGGTTGTAGCAACCCTGTTTTGGCTCCTGATCGCTTCCCTCCAAACCTGGGATGTGGTGTGCTCTCATCCGCTCAAGGGATACGCTCTCATCAGCGCTGTGCTCCTCGCCTACACGCCCCTACATTATCGGTGGCGGAGCTTGCTAATGACCGCAGCCAGGCGGAACGAGAATGATGCGCAAGCACAAGCACCGCTCGACCGTCCTCGTGCCGTCCGACACATGGATCAGTGCTTTCATACCGTTGCACTACTTTACGTATATGCAGGTATTACGCTCGTGCAGACCTGTCGACAAGATATGGACGGGGAGATGGATCTTTTGTTGTCCGTCACGGATACTGTCGAGGAAGGGGTGAACTCCTCCCAAACAGTCGGCGCGCCAGTGGATCATGTGAACACGTGCGCCGCAACCTGTCCCAATGTATACCAGGCTCTCGTCATTTACGTGGCGAGTCTGGAACTTTTCACGTTAAGCTTGATTCTACCACTCCTATGCCTGCCCTTTATTTATTTGTGGTTTTTACGCCGAGCCACTAACGAGGCGAGTTTGTGGACCGATGTGTTACGTAACCAATTGCGGGATGATGATCTGGTGCGGAGGAATGGCAACGTATTGGCTTCGACAATATTGGAACGCTTGGAAGCCGTGCATTTGGTCGAGGACGACGGGAGTACGGAGGAATCGCTGCGCGTATGGGTTGTACCAGTCAAAGCGCAAACAACCGAACGACGGGACGCGAAGGATGTCAAGGAATGTTGCATTTGTATGGAAGATTTTGCGATACAACCGCCAATGGATGTAGAATCCGGAATTTTACAGAGTTTAGTCGACAACGGTAGTGACGAAGACATCGTACAAACTCGGGTGTGCGGACATTTGTACCATCGTCGGTGTATTTCTAGCTGGGTGGGGGGACAGTGGACTCCTGAGACAGTATCGGTCGGcgacgaacgaaaagcgcGAAGGACAACATGCCCTTTATGTCGAGCCGATTTGAGACCGCCACCGGACAATTATTCGGCATGA